One genomic region from Clarias gariepinus isolate MV-2021 ecotype Netherlands chromosome 20, CGAR_prim_01v2, whole genome shotgun sequence encodes:
- the tmod1 gene encoding tropomodulin-1 isoform X3: protein MSFRKEMEKYRDVDEDELLQKLSEEELRRLEDELEELDPDNALLPAGMRQRDQTKKAPTGTFHRDNLLAHLEKQAKEHPDRDDLVPYTGEKRGKPWVPKTKVVDPILEDVTLEPELEEALASATDAELCDIAAILGMHTLMSNQQYYEALASSTIVNKQGLNSVIQCAQYKQIPDEHPNDTDVEQTLVRIKHNDPDLVEVNLNNIKNIPITTLKAYAEGLKENTVVERLSIVGTRSNDPVAYALSDMLRVNTTLKCLNVESNFITGNGILALVESLQHNKTLQELKIDNQSQPLGNKVEMEIASMLEKNSTLLKFGYHFTQQGPRLRCSNAMMNNNDLVRKRRRDTGPIFPKCRTNV from the exons ATGTCGTTCCGTAAGGAGATGGAGAAGTACCGCGACGTGGACGAGGACGAGCTCCTGCAGAAGCTCAGTGAGGAAGAACTCAGGAGGCTCGAGGATGAACTGGAAGAGCTCGACCCTGAC AATGCACTGTTACCTGCCGGAATGAGACAAAGAGATCAGACAAAGAAAGCCCCGACCGGAACGTTCCACAGAGACAACCTGCTGGCTCACCTGGAGAAACAGGCCAAGGAGCATCCGGATCGAGACGACCTGGTGCCGTACACTGGAGAGAAGAGag ggaaGCCATGGGTTCCAAAGACGAAGGTTGTTGATCCGATTCTGGAAGACGTCACGCTGGAGCCGGAGCTGGAGGAAGCTTTAGCGAGTGCTACAGACGCAGAACTGTGTGACAtcgcag ctatCCTGGGAATGCACACATTGATGAGTAATCAGCAGTATTATGAAGCTTTGGCCAGCAGCACCATCGTCAACAAACAGGGTTTAAATA GTGTGATCCAGTGTGCACAGTATAAGCAGATCCCAGATGAGCATCCCAACGACACTGATGTGGAACAGACGCTAGTAAGGATCAAACACAATGATCCTGATCTTGTGGAGGTTAACCTGAATAACATCAAG aATATCCCTATCACCACTCTGAAAGCGTACGCCGAGGGGCTAAAAGAAAACACAGTAGTGGAACGACTGAGCATTGTAGGAACACGGAGCAACGATCCCGTAGCCTAT gcgtTATCCGACATGCTTCGAGTAAACACCACACTGAAGTGTTTGAACGTTGAATCGAACTTCATTACGGGAAACGGAATCCTCGCTCTGGTGGAGTCGCTGCAGCACAACAAAACACTCCAGGAGCTCAAAATCGACAACCAG agTCAACCCCTGGGCAATAAGGTCGAAATGGAGATCGCTAGCATGTTGGAGAAAAACAGCACGCTATTAAAATTCGGATATCATTTCACACAGCAAGGTCCTCGCTTACGCTGCTCTAACGCCATGATGAACAACAACGACCtgg TAAGAAAGAGAAGGCGTGACACCGGCCCAATTTTCCCCAAATGTCGGACAAATGTGTAG
- the tmod1 gene encoding tropomodulin-1 isoform X1, translating into MSFRKEMEKYRDVDEDELLQKLSEEELRRLEDELEELDPDNALLPAGMRQRDQTKKAPTGTFHRDNLLAHLEKQAKEHPDRDDLVPYTGEKRGKPWVPKTKVVDPILEDVTLEPELEEALASATDAELCDIAAILGMHTLMSNQQYYEALASSTIVNKQGLNSVIQCAQYKQIPDEHPNDTDVEQTLVRIKHNDPDLVEVNLNNIKNIPITTLKAYAEGLKENTVVERLSIVGTRSNDPVAYALSDMLRVNTTLKCLNVESNFITGNGILALVESLQHNKTLQELKIDNQSQPLGNKVEMEIASMLEKNSTLLKFGYHFTQQGPRLRCSNAMMNNNDLVRVVRSDSDGAITFTLSVPELERAFCKKFKFSAKPNKKEKA; encoded by the exons ATGTCGTTCCGTAAGGAGATGGAGAAGTACCGCGACGTGGACGAGGACGAGCTCCTGCAGAAGCTCAGTGAGGAAGAACTCAGGAGGCTCGAGGATGAACTGGAAGAGCTCGACCCTGAC AATGCACTGTTACCTGCCGGAATGAGACAAAGAGATCAGACAAAGAAAGCCCCGACCGGAACGTTCCACAGAGACAACCTGCTGGCTCACCTGGAGAAACAGGCCAAGGAGCATCCGGATCGAGACGACCTGGTGCCGTACACTGGAGAGAAGAGag ggaaGCCATGGGTTCCAAAGACGAAGGTTGTTGATCCGATTCTGGAAGACGTCACGCTGGAGCCGGAGCTGGAGGAAGCTTTAGCGAGTGCTACAGACGCAGAACTGTGTGACAtcgcag ctatCCTGGGAATGCACACATTGATGAGTAATCAGCAGTATTATGAAGCTTTGGCCAGCAGCACCATCGTCAACAAACAGGGTTTAAATA GTGTGATCCAGTGTGCACAGTATAAGCAGATCCCAGATGAGCATCCCAACGACACTGATGTGGAACAGACGCTAGTAAGGATCAAACACAATGATCCTGATCTTGTGGAGGTTAACCTGAATAACATCAAG aATATCCCTATCACCACTCTGAAAGCGTACGCCGAGGGGCTAAAAGAAAACACAGTAGTGGAACGACTGAGCATTGTAGGAACACGGAGCAACGATCCCGTAGCCTAT gcgtTATCCGACATGCTTCGAGTAAACACCACACTGAAGTGTTTGAACGTTGAATCGAACTTCATTACGGGAAACGGAATCCTCGCTCTGGTGGAGTCGCTGCAGCACAACAAAACACTCCAGGAGCTCAAAATCGACAACCAG agTCAACCCCTGGGCAATAAGGTCGAAATGGAGATCGCTAGCATGTTGGAGAAAAACAGCACGCTATTAAAATTCGGATATCATTTCACACAGCAAGGTCCTCGCTTACGCTGCTCTAACGCCATGATGAACAACAACGACCtgg TGCGTGTAGTTCGCTCAGATTCAGATGGAGCCATCACCTTCACTCTGTCCGTCCCCGAGCTGGAGAGAGCCTTCTGTAAAAAATTCAAGTTCTCTGCGAAACCCAA TAAGAAAGAGAAGGCGTGA
- the tdrd7a gene encoding tudor domain-containing protein 7A — protein sequence MCDVELVKRMLRAVLQSSKSGVLLSRVQADYRALTGDFIPFSQLGYRSLENFLISVPDVVHLQHSHTGEVMCVAAVCKETSNIAQLVARQRNSKKNSGRSQLLKCHMRPKSFSLFTHGNPRSSLRQPSHMTTSHKPFSLQSVPRQVNSTRPGSTYPSRKPTGPVYRQEETARPSSKNQNTEGGVELYQSRVKQLLQKYSSGVWLSKLPQLYSSMFHQELPSYVHTQLESWTHICTVENTGCGNVAGRLVYPAKDPFPKPHTPLKSFQISSSVTYSPSSPTLSPLRLTLESPPRSLLTPPATPPTPTPLSHEVKDKVRELLNKYTHGLWAHALPRLFQEVFRCDFPQSLLDDLSPLADTCTIEYPMPQNRNKAILYTLPALSVTSKPRPQPKSRIITYYGNPDLPQLPLPKEEFPSVLVMEADSTNDVIFRYVGVEYSQALEKMEEAMLEFYQSTGAGLRLTSLTVGQLVAVALDDETVLRAQVHQITESDVKVYCVDHGFSEVVNRGKLLQLVGQFLALPFQATSCQLAGLEMFSEDAAVLRTLKSLTQGRTLLAELVKRETPPIMVLYDTSKETDVNVNAECLGALQDTAMQNPLQVNSLYSNVCVTSVGSDGSVFCQLPSRGLSKLRDIMDKIESYFLSQATSELLVSEPYCGKVCLAQHKEKWARVEITNLHGSRVLDVEFVDLGFPASLELSELREIPAVFIRELLTIPTQAVKCRLAEVERNEDIWPPDVVLWLRETLLNAPECTMKISRLDSAGQVQVYLFLDSSARDPSSSVNRRLPLSSVTTGTRSTPPPSSSLGPDVAVVPKAPELPGEGHTLDVFVSVACHPAHFVLQSWQEMYKLVVLMGEMILYYNQQEATPINPEKSGIYAAKIDSNWHRVLVKGVLSNSLVSVYELDYGRHELVHASLLRPLINEFRQLPFQGISAQLAGVRHGVWSEEAAIVFRNHVERRPLVAVVHSIQQGVQPWETKLSVYLVDTSQDHSDVWIHEIMGEFTDLTTKTQA from the exons ATGTGTGATGTGGAGTTAGTGAAGCGGATGCTGCGCGCCGTGCTGCAGAGCAGTAAGAGCGGAGTGCTGCTGTCGCGGGTGCAGGCGGATTACCGCGCTCTGACCGGGGACTTCATCCCGTTCTCACAGCTCGGCTACAGGAGCCTGGAGAACTTCCTCATTAGTGTTCCTGATGTGGTGCACTTACAGCATTCACACACCGGAGAG GTGATGTGTGTTGCGGCTGTGTGTAAAGAAACGTCCAACATCGCTCAGCTCGTGGCTCGGCAGAGGAACTCGAAGAAGAACTCGGGCCGCTCTCAGCTGCTGAAGTGTCACATGAGGCCGAAGTCTTTCTCGCTGTTCACACATG GTAATCCTCGGTCATCTCTGAGGCagccaagtcacatgaccacctCTCACAAGCCCTTCAGCTTACAGAGCGTCCCACGACAGGTGAACAGCACCAGACCGGGCTCCACCTACCCGAGCAGGAAGCCCACAGG ACCAGTGTATCGACAGGAGGAGACCGCTCGTCCGTCCAGCAAGAACCAAAACACAG AGGGCGGCGTGGAGCTGTATCAGAGCCGTGTGAAGCAGCTCCTGCAGAAGTACAGCAGCGGCGTGTGGCTCTCCAAACTGCCTCAGCTCTACAGCAGCATGTTTCATCAGGAGCTTCCatcatatgtacacacacagctGGAGAGCTGGACACACATCTGCACC GTGGAGAACACGGGCTGCGGTAACGTAGCAGGGCGTCTGGTTTACCCCGCTAAAGACCCTTTTCCAAAACCCCACACCCCTCTGAAATCTTTTCAGATTTCCAGCTCTGTCACATACTCCCCGTCGTCCCCGACCCTTTCACCCCTCCGACTCACCCTCGAGTCTCCGCCGCGCTCCCTGCTCACTCCTCCAGCAACGCCTCCCACACCCACCCCTCTGTCTCATGAAGTGAAGGATAAAGTGCGCGAGCTGctgaataaatacacacatggCCTGTGGGCTCACGCTCTGCCCCGCCTCTTTCAAGAAGTCTTCAG GTGTGATTTCCCACAGTCTCTGCTGGACGATCTCTCTCCTCTGGCCGACACGTGTACCATAGAATACCCGATGCCGCAAAATCGCAACAAAGCTATTCTATACACCCTGCCCGCCCTGAGCGTGACCTCAAAGCCCCGCCCACAGCCCAAGTCACGCATCATCACCTACTACGGAAACCCAGATCTGCCCCAGCTGCCCCTGCCCAAGGAGGAGTTCCCGTCTGTGCTGGTGATGGAAGCCGACAGCACCAACGACGTCATATTCAG GTACGTGGGCGTGGAGTACTCACAGGCTCTGGAGAAGATGGAGGAGGCCATGTTGGAGTTTTACCAGAGCACAGGGGCGGGGCTTAGGCTAACCTCTCTGACAGTAGGTCAGTTGGTGGCGGTTGCCCTCGACGACGAGACCGTGCTGCGGGCCCAGGTGCACCAGATCACAGAGAGTGACGTGAAG gtttacTGTGTGGATCACGGTTTCTCTGAGGTGGTAAACAGAGGGAAGTTACTGCAGCTGGTTGGTCAGTTCCTTGCACTGCCTTTCCAGGCCACCAGCTGCCAGCTcgcag gtctgGAGATGTTCAGTGAGGACGCGGCGGTGCTGAGGACTTTGAAGTCTCTAACCCAGGGTAGAACGCTATTGGCCGAGCTGGTAAAGAGAGAGACTCCGCCCATCATGGTGCTCTACGACACGTCAAAGGAGACGGACGTCAATGTGAACGCCGAGTGTCTCGGCGCGCTGCAGGACACGGCCATGCAGAACCCGCTGCAG GTGAACAGCTTGTActccaatgtgtgtgtgaccaGTGTGGGTTCTGACGGCAGCGTGTTTTGTCAGCTTCCATCCCGAGGACTGTCCAAGCTCCGGGACATCATGGACAAGATCGAGTCCTacttcctgtctcag GCTACGTCGGAGCTGTTGGTGTCTGAGCCGTATTGTGGAAAGGTGTGTTTGGCGCAACACAAAGAGAAATGGGCTCGAGTGGAG ATCACTAACCTGCATGGCAGTCGTGTTCTGGACGTAGAGTTTGTGGATTTGGGTTTTCCTGCCTCTCTGGAGCTCAGTGAGCTGAGGGAGATCCCAGCGGTGTTCATCAGAGAGCTTCTCACCATTCCCACACAG GCTGTAAAGTGCCGTTTAGCAGAAGTTGAACGTAATGAAGACATCTGGCCTCCTGACGTTGTCCTGTGGCTCAGAGAGACGCTGCTCAACGCTCCTGAGTGCACCATGAAG atatCCCGTCTGGACTCGGCGGGTCAGGTGCAGGTGTACCTCTTCCTCGACTCCTCAGCTCGTGACCCGTCCTCCAGCGTTAACCGGCGACTCCCGTTGTCCTCCGTCACCACGGGTACCCGCTCCACCCCGCCCCCCTCCTCGTCTCTGGGTCCCGATGTCGCCGTCGTGCCCAAAGCGCCGGAGCTGCCGGGGGAGGGGCACACGCTGGACGTGTTCGTGTCGGTGGCGTGTCACCCTGCCCACTTCGTGCTGCAGTCGTGGCAGGAGATGTACAAGCTGGTGGTGCTGATGGGGGAGATGATCCTCTACTACAACCAGCAGGAGGCCACGCCCATCAACCCCGAGAAGAGCGGCATCTACGCCGCCAAGATCGACAGCAA TTGGCACCGTGTCCTGGTGAAGGGCGTCCTCTCCAACTCGCTCGTCTCTGTTTACGAGCTGGATTACGGACGACACGAGCTCGTCCACGCCTCTCTGCTCCGCCCCCTCATTAACGAATTCAGGCAGCTGCCCTTTCAGGGAATCTCTGCCCAGCTCGCAG GAGTCCGGCACGGCGTCTGGAGTGAGGAAGCCGCCATCGTGTTTCGCAACCACGTGGAGCGCCGGCCGCTGGTCGCAGTGGTCCACTCCATCCAGCAGGGGGTGCAGCCATGGGAGACAAAGCTGTCCGTCTACCTTGTGGACACGTCTCAGGACCACAGTGATGTCTGGATCCATGAAATCATGGGAGAGTTCACGGACCTCACCACCAAAACACAAGCATAG
- the tmod1 gene encoding tropomodulin-1 isoform X2, with protein sequence MSFRKEMEKYRDVDEDELLQKLSEEELRRLEDELEELDPDNALLPAGMRQRDQTKKAPTGTFHRDNLLAHLEKQAKEHPDRDDLVPYTGEKRGKPWVPKTKVVDPILEDVTLEPELEEALASATDAELCDIAAILGMHTLMSNQQYYEALASSTIVNKQGLNSVIQCAQYKQIPDEHPNDTDVEQTLVRIKHNDPDLVEVNLNNIKNIPITTLKAYAEGLKENTVVERLSIVGTRSNDPVAYALSDMLRVNTTLKCLNVESNFITGNGILALVESLQHNKTLQELKIDNQSQPLGNKVEMEIASMLEKNSTLLKFGYHFTQQGPRLRCSNAMMNNNDLVRVVRSDSDGAITFTLSVPELERAFCKKFKFSAKPK encoded by the exons ATGTCGTTCCGTAAGGAGATGGAGAAGTACCGCGACGTGGACGAGGACGAGCTCCTGCAGAAGCTCAGTGAGGAAGAACTCAGGAGGCTCGAGGATGAACTGGAAGAGCTCGACCCTGAC AATGCACTGTTACCTGCCGGAATGAGACAAAGAGATCAGACAAAGAAAGCCCCGACCGGAACGTTCCACAGAGACAACCTGCTGGCTCACCTGGAGAAACAGGCCAAGGAGCATCCGGATCGAGACGACCTGGTGCCGTACACTGGAGAGAAGAGag ggaaGCCATGGGTTCCAAAGACGAAGGTTGTTGATCCGATTCTGGAAGACGTCACGCTGGAGCCGGAGCTGGAGGAAGCTTTAGCGAGTGCTACAGACGCAGAACTGTGTGACAtcgcag ctatCCTGGGAATGCACACATTGATGAGTAATCAGCAGTATTATGAAGCTTTGGCCAGCAGCACCATCGTCAACAAACAGGGTTTAAATA GTGTGATCCAGTGTGCACAGTATAAGCAGATCCCAGATGAGCATCCCAACGACACTGATGTGGAACAGACGCTAGTAAGGATCAAACACAATGATCCTGATCTTGTGGAGGTTAACCTGAATAACATCAAG aATATCCCTATCACCACTCTGAAAGCGTACGCCGAGGGGCTAAAAGAAAACACAGTAGTGGAACGACTGAGCATTGTAGGAACACGGAGCAACGATCCCGTAGCCTAT gcgtTATCCGACATGCTTCGAGTAAACACCACACTGAAGTGTTTGAACGTTGAATCGAACTTCATTACGGGAAACGGAATCCTCGCTCTGGTGGAGTCGCTGCAGCACAACAAAACACTCCAGGAGCTCAAAATCGACAACCAG agTCAACCCCTGGGCAATAAGGTCGAAATGGAGATCGCTAGCATGTTGGAGAAAAACAGCACGCTATTAAAATTCGGATATCATTTCACACAGCAAGGTCCTCGCTTACGCTGCTCTAACGCCATGATGAACAACAACGACCtgg TGCGTGTAGTTCGCTCAGATTCAGATGGAGCCATCACCTTCACTCTGTCCGTCCCCGAGCTGGAGAGAGCCTTCTGTAAAAAATTCAAGTTCTCTGCGAAACCCAAGTAA
- the cplx2a gene encoding complexin 2, like: MNFVMKAALGGGPPDVGKMLGGEEDKDPEAEKEKEEERQEALRQEEEERKAKYAKMEAEREVLRQGIRDKYGIKKREEAEAEAQGAMDAASEGSLTRPKKAVPSGCGDEDEEEESIMDTVMKYLPGPLQDMLRK, encoded by the exons ATGAATTTCGTAATGAAAGCAGCGTTGGGAG gtggCCCTCCTGATGTGGGGAAGATGCTGGGAGGAGAGGAAGACAAAGACCCCgaggcagagaaagaaaaagaggaggaGCGACAGGAGGCTctgaggcaggaggaggaggagaggaaggCCAAGTACGCCAAGATGGAGGCTGAGAGGGAGGTGCTCCGCCAGGGCATCCGAGACAAG tatggGATAAAGAAGCGTGAGGAGGCCGAGGCTGAGGCTCAGGGTGCGATGGACGCGGCGAGTGAAGGCAGTCTGACTCGTCCGAAAAAAGCCGTGCCGTCCGGCTGTGGAGACgaagacgaggaggaggagagcaTCATGGACACGGTGATGAAATATCTACCAGGACCACTTCAGGACATGCTGAGGAaataa